A part of Pararhizobium sp. A13 genomic DNA contains:
- a CDS encoding protein-L-isoaspartate(D-aspartate) O-methyltransferase: MSPRVVEQEGFAALVLRLRAEGISNKELLNAVEQTPRTLFTPPQFQDNAYSSRLVPLDCGSFMEGFDYAVRLLHQLNLKPGQRILEVGTGSGFTAGVMGRIAERVLTIDRYKTLVTGAQKNLEKAGIRNVIVRQGDGSTGPAGEGTFDRILVTAAFSSLPRVFSDHLVSGGVLIVPIMMSETECRIVRLTRTGSRFDREDLFEAPYLPIVPQLASFL, from the coding sequence TTGAGCCCGCGCGTCGTCGAGCAGGAGGGCTTTGCTGCTTTGGTGCTGCGCCTGCGTGCGGAGGGGATTTCCAACAAGGAATTGCTCAACGCCGTCGAGCAGACGCCGCGCACGCTGTTTACGCCGCCGCAATTTCAGGACAATGCCTATTCTTCGCGGCTCGTGCCGCTCGACTGCGGTTCCTTCATGGAAGGCTTCGACTATGCAGTCCGGCTCCTTCACCAGCTCAACCTCAAGCCTGGGCAGCGCATTCTGGAAGTTGGCACGGGCAGCGGCTTCACCGCCGGCGTGATGGGCCGGATTGCGGAGCGGGTATTGACTATCGATCGTTACAAGACGCTCGTGACCGGCGCCCAGAAAAACCTGGAAAAGGCAGGTATCCGCAATGTCATCGTTCGCCAGGGGGATGGCAGCACAGGGCCTGCCGGAGAAGGCACCTTCGATCGCATTCTGGTCACCGCTGCGTTCTCCAGCCTGCCGCGCGTCTTTTCCGATCACCTCGTTTCCGGTGGCGTTCTCATTGTACCGATCATGATGAGCGAAACCGAATGCCGGATCGTCCGCTTGACCCGCACCGGCAGCCGATTCGACCGCGAGGATCTGTTTGAGGCGCCTTACCTTCCGATCGTTCCGCAACTTGCGTCTTTCCTCTAA
- the surE gene encoding 5'/3'-nucleotidase SurE, whose product MRILLTNDDGIHAEGLAVLERIARTISDDVWIVAPETDQSGLAHSLTLSEPLRLRQVSERHFALRGTPTDCVIMAVRKVLDVKPDLVLSGVNVGANMADDVTYSGTIAGAIEGTLQGIRSFALSQAYRHADGGAPWDVVETHAPDLLRKLMRLDLPDGTFLNLNFPNCAASAVAGTEVTSQGKLDFGLTIDERSDGRGHPYFWLRFGERFGDFRAGTDIHAVREHKISVTPLKLDLTDYAVQDRVARALLDGDAD is encoded by the coding sequence ATGCGAATTCTGCTGACAAACGACGATGGCATTCACGCCGAGGGTCTCGCCGTTCTCGAACGAATTGCCCGGACGATTTCGGATGATGTCTGGATCGTTGCGCCTGAAACCGATCAGAGCGGACTTGCCCATTCGCTGACGCTGTCGGAGCCTCTGCGTCTGCGGCAGGTGTCCGAAAGGCACTTTGCCCTGCGCGGCACGCCGACCGATTGCGTCATCATGGCGGTGCGCAAGGTACTGGACGTCAAGCCGGACCTCGTCCTCTCAGGCGTCAACGTCGGCGCCAATATGGCGGATGACGTCACCTATTCCGGTACGATTGCCGGCGCTATCGAAGGCACGCTGCAAGGCATTCGTTCCTTTGCCCTCAGCCAGGCCTATCGTCATGCAGACGGCGGTGCTCCCTGGGATGTGGTCGAAACGCATGCGCCTGATCTTTTGCGCAAGCTGATGCGGCTCGACCTGCCGGACGGGACATTCCTCAATCTCAATTTCCCGAACTGCGCGGCAAGCGCCGTTGCCGGTACAGAGGTCACCTCGCAGGGCAAGCTCGATTTCGGCCTCACCATCGACGAACGCTCCGACGGCCGCGGTCACCCCTATTTCTGGCTTCGGTTCGGCGAGCGTTTCGGCGATTTTCGCGCGGGCACGGACATTCACGCCGTCCGCGAACACAAGATTTCGGTGACGCCGCTAAAGCTCGACTTGACGGATTATGCCGTGCAGGACCGTGTTGCACGTGCATTGCTCGACGGAGACGCCGATTGA
- the yajC gene encoding preprotein translocase subunit YajC, producing MFITEAFAQTAPGAGTGGADILMSILPFLLIFVVMYFLIIRPQRANMKRREELLKNIRRGDQIVTGGGIVGKVTKVIDDNELEVEIADGVKIRVVRSGVSEVRVKGEPVKE from the coding sequence ATGTTCATTACCGAGGCATTCGCCCAGACGGCACCCGGCGCAGGCACAGGCGGCGCTGATATCCTGATGTCGATCCTGCCGTTCCTGCTGATCTTCGTCGTAATGTATTTCCTGATCATCCGCCCGCAGCGCGCAAACATGAAGCGCCGCGAGGAACTGCTGAAGAACATTCGCCGCGGCGACCAGATCGTCACCGGCGGCGGTATTGTCGGCAAGGTGACGAAGGTCATCGACGACAACGAACTCGAAGTTGAAATTGCTGACGGCGTGAAGATTCGTGTGGTACGCAGTGGTGTATCCGAAGTCCGTGTGAAGGGCGAACCCGTCAAGGAGTAA
- a CDS encoding biotin biosynthesis protein BioC, producing MQIANRLTSTGTGDGLSNLAGRAAAQGPSANREEGNATVSLGGGYDPSSRVSLSAEALLFLGRTKRAQEKYPALTKDEWSNKLSPQLAAREYQAFGKFSETGDYKAYYRAFIEYYDNLRPEDQNSLRYFGTRDAAIAGARSVEYSDESGDESGATFQTLVSVLLDTDKSQSEFATFQDAGSMTTGEMFGWDAGTISYEDVSQTRGALSEIEKFYQENF from the coding sequence ATGCAGATCGCGAACAGATTGACCTCGACAGGCACCGGTGATGGCCTGAGCAACCTTGCCGGCCGCGCCGCTGCCCAGGGACCTTCGGCTAACCGCGAAGAGGGCAACGCGACTGTCTCCCTCGGCGGTGGCTATGATCCATCTTCGCGTGTTTCCCTGTCGGCAGAGGCGCTTCTGTTTCTCGGGCGGACGAAGCGTGCTCAGGAAAAATATCCGGCCCTGACGAAGGACGAGTGGAGTAACAAGCTTTCTCCGCAGCTCGCCGCCCGCGAATATCAGGCCTTCGGGAAATTTAGCGAAACCGGTGACTACAAGGCCTATTACCGCGCCTTCATCGAGTATTACGACAACCTCCGTCCGGAGGACCAAAACAGCCTTCGTTATTTCGGAACGCGCGATGCGGCGATCGCCGGAGCGCGGTCGGTTGAATATAGCGACGAGAGTGGTGACGAAAGCGGCGCAACCTTTCAAACGCTCGTCAGCGTGCTGCTCGATACAGACAAGTCTCAATCCGAGTTCGCGACTTTCCAGGACGCAGGCAGCATGACCACTGGCGAGATGTTCGGCTGGGATGCCGGCACGATCAGCTATGAGGATGTCTCGCAGACGCGCGGCGCTCTTTCCGAGATCGAGAAGTTCTACCAGGAAAACTTCTGA
- the secDF gene encoding protein translocase subunit SecDF, protein MPYFSRWKTIIVWLVVLLSIVVALPNAVSNATLDGLPSWVPKKQLMLGLDLQGGSQITLKVEREDVVRTRLEAVIDVIGVRLRSAGIAYSGLSGTGQDIQLRLRNPAQLEAARAALKPLTDPIKIGGITKDAISEVTIGGSPDGSMSAAISDEGIADRISATADAAIAVLHRRLADLGSEQPKIRRQGADRIIVQIPGRYDPEQVKYILSQAGALSFRSIDMSMAVQDAVNGQPPFNSEILYSADDPPIGYLVRKQSIISNQDIVEAKSAINAQSGNPVVNLRLGPDGTVRFAKATADTAGATIAVVLDGAVIATPLVRKAIADGTVQLSAEMSPEGADDLALLLRAGALPSPLTVVEERSIGAGRGADSIHSILVAGAIGAVLVILFMLGFYGFFGAVASLAVAFNVVMIVAVLSATGLALTLPGIAGIVLTIGMAVDSNVLIYERIREEVRHGKTLREALDFGFARAFAAIVDANITTLIAAIILLFLGAGPVRGFAVTLAIGIVTTLFTAFTLTRVILDVWLHRRQPTQLPDGIRTGVFDGAAFRFMAIRNYVFSLTALLSVISMLLFGAMGINLGIDFAGGSVIELKARQGNADIEDIRARLDELNLGEITVKPFGSPQDVVVRVHSREGGENAEQTSVILVRGELEDAYEFRRVEVVGPSVSGDLTTAATIGVLASLLAILLYIWVRFEWQFAAGAIVATLHDVLLTIGLFVVTGMEFNLTSIAALLTIVGYSLNDTVVVYDRVRENLKRYPRMPLPILIDTSINQTLSRTVLTGATTMLALAALSIFGGEAIQPFAFVMLFGVAIGTFSSIYVAGPVLILFRLRHGAPGSDSEKTGGAGMHPAKGAQ, encoded by the coding sequence ATGCCGTATTTTTCCCGCTGGAAAACCATTATCGTCTGGCTCGTCGTGCTGCTCAGCATCGTGGTGGCTCTGCCGAATGCGGTCTCGAACGCGACGCTGGATGGATTGCCAAGCTGGGTGCCGAAAAAGCAGCTGATGCTCGGTCTCGATCTCCAGGGCGGATCCCAGATCACCCTGAAGGTCGAGCGGGAAGATGTGGTGAGGACGCGCCTCGAGGCGGTCATCGACGTGATCGGAGTGCGGCTTCGGTCAGCGGGTATCGCCTATTCCGGTCTTTCCGGCACAGGCCAGGATATTCAGCTACGCCTTCGCAACCCGGCTCAGCTTGAAGCCGCGCGAGCGGCCCTGAAGCCCCTGACGGATCCGATAAAGATCGGCGGCATTACGAAGGATGCGATTAGCGAAGTGACGATAGGCGGCTCGCCGGATGGTTCCATGAGTGCTGCCATTTCCGACGAAGGCATTGCCGACCGCATCTCCGCCACAGCCGATGCCGCTATCGCCGTGCTGCATCGCCGGTTGGCGGATCTCGGTTCCGAGCAGCCGAAAATCCGCAGACAAGGCGCCGATCGCATCATTGTCCAGATTCCCGGCCGCTACGATCCGGAACAGGTCAAATATATCCTGAGCCAGGCGGGCGCGCTCTCGTTTCGAAGCATCGACATGTCGATGGCGGTCCAGGACGCAGTCAACGGCCAGCCGCCGTTCAATTCGGAAATTCTCTACTCCGCCGACGACCCGCCGATCGGCTATCTCGTTCGCAAGCAGTCTATCATTTCAAATCAGGATATCGTCGAGGCCAAATCGGCGATCAACGCGCAATCCGGCAATCCTGTCGTCAACCTGCGTCTTGGCCCTGACGGTACGGTCAGGTTTGCAAAGGCGACGGCGGATACGGCTGGTGCGACGATTGCCGTGGTTCTTGATGGGGCGGTGATCGCCACCCCGCTGGTGCGCAAAGCGATTGCCGACGGCACCGTACAGTTGTCGGCCGAAATGAGTCCGGAAGGCGCCGACGATCTGGCCCTGCTTCTGCGCGCCGGGGCCTTGCCGAGCCCGCTGACCGTGGTTGAGGAGCGCTCGATCGGGGCAGGGCGCGGCGCGGATTCGATCCATTCCATTCTGGTCGCCGGCGCGATCGGCGCCGTCCTCGTCATCCTTTTCATGCTGGGGTTCTATGGCTTCTTCGGCGCGGTCGCGAGCCTGGCCGTGGCTTTCAACGTCGTCATGATCGTTGCCGTGCTATCCGCGACCGGATTGGCGCTGACCTTGCCCGGCATTGCCGGGATCGTGCTGACAATCGGCATGGCGGTCGATTCCAACGTGTTGATCTACGAGCGCATCCGGGAAGAGGTTCGCCACGGCAAAACGTTGCGTGAGGCCCTGGATTTCGGCTTCGCGCGTGCGTTCGCCGCCATCGTCGACGCCAATATTACCACGCTGATCGCCGCCATCATCCTGCTTTTCCTCGGAGCCGGTCCGGTTCGCGGTTTTGCCGTTACGCTTGCGATCGGTATCGTCACAACCCTCTTCACCGCCTTCACTCTGACGCGTGTTATCCTGGACGTATGGCTGCACCGGCGCCAGCCGACGCAACTGCCGGATGGCATTCGCACCGGTGTGTTCGACGGCGCAGCGTTCCGGTTCATGGCAATCCGAAACTACGTCTTTTCGCTGACGGCATTGTTGTCTGTCATCAGCATGCTTCTGTTTGGCGCCATGGGCATCAATCTCGGCATCGACTTTGCCGGTGGTTCGGTGATCGAATTGAAGGCGCGCCAAGGCAATGCCGACATCGAGGATATTCGCGCGCGACTGGATGAACTCAACCTCGGCGAGATCACGGTCAAACCATTCGGTTCGCCGCAGGATGTCGTCGTCCGCGTTCACTCCCGCGAGGGCGGCGAGAATGCCGAGCAGACATCGGTGATCCTCGTCCGAGGCGAGCTTGAAGACGCCTATGAATTCCGCCGCGTCGAAGTCGTCGGTCCCTCGGTCTCCGGTGACCTGACGACGGCGGCGACGATCGGCGTCCTCGCCTCGCTTCTGGCGATTCTTCTCTATATCTGGGTCCGGTTCGAATGGCAGTTTGCCGCTGGCGCGATCGTCGCCACGCTGCACGACGTGCTTTTGACTATCGGTCTCTTTGTCGTCACCGGAATGGAATTCAACCTGACGAGCATCGCGGCGCTCCTCACCATTGTCGGTTATTCGCTGAACGACACTGTGGTCGTCTATGACCGGGTTCGCGAGAACCTGAAGCGTTATCCGCGCATGCCGTTGCCGATCCTGATCGATACCTCGATCAACCAGACCTTGTCGCGAACAGTTCTGACGGGTGCGACCACCATGCTGGCGTTGGCTGCGCTATCGATTTTCGGCGGCGAGGCGATCCAGCCCTTCGCCTTCGTCATGCTCTTCGGCGTTGCCATCGGTACGTTCTCCTCGATCTATGTTGCCGGCCCTGTCCTCATTCTCTTCAGGCTGAGACACGGCGCACCGGGCAGCGATTCCGAAAAGACCGGTGGCGCGGGCATGCATCCGGCAAAAGGAGCGCAGTAG
- a CDS encoding ATP-binding protein: MQDTKIDLLITEMQKLSAALERVAGPAPAANDWGVAECFVWTPQRLHLQPVVRPNRVDLALIRGVDHVRDILFDNTLRFAEGFPANNVLLWGARGMGKSSLVKAVHASVARDSGIRLKLVEVHREDISTLPVLMEILKTSPVPVIVFCDDLSFDHDDTSYKSLKAVLDGGIEGRPANVLLYATSNRRHLLPRHMMENEQSTAINPSEAVEEKVSLSDRFGLWLGFYKCSQEDYLAMIDSYAAYFGLKTDPATLHAEALEWSTTRGARSGRVAWQYIQDLAGRLKKKIDLV, encoded by the coding sequence ATGCAGGATACGAAAATCGACCTTCTGATCACCGAAATGCAAAAACTGTCGGCAGCCCTCGAACGGGTCGCGGGGCCCGCCCCTGCCGCCAACGACTGGGGCGTGGCGGAATGTTTCGTCTGGACTCCCCAGCGCTTGCATCTCCAGCCAGTCGTCAGACCGAACCGGGTCGATCTCGCTCTGATCCGCGGCGTCGATCATGTCCGCGATATCCTGTTCGACAATACGCTGAGATTTGCGGAAGGATTCCCGGCAAACAACGTACTGCTCTGGGGCGCACGCGGCATGGGCAAGTCTTCGCTCGTCAAGGCAGTTCATGCGAGTGTGGCGCGGGATAGCGGCATTCGCCTGAAACTGGTGGAGGTGCATCGCGAAGACATCTCAACGCTGCCGGTCCTGATGGAAATTCTGAAGACGTCGCCGGTGCCGGTCATCGTTTTCTGCGATGACCTTTCCTTCGATCACGACGACACGTCCTACAAATCGCTGAAGGCTGTGCTGGACGGCGGAATCGAGGGCCGTCCGGCCAATGTGCTGCTCTATGCAACGTCCAACCGCCGGCATCTTCTCCCACGCCATATGATGGAAAACGAGCAGTCGACCGCGATCAACCCGTCGGAAGCCGTCGAGGAAAAGGTTTCGCTCTCCGATCGCTTCGGCCTTTGGCTCGGTTTCTACAAATGCAGCCAGGAAGACTATCTGGCCATGATCGACAGCTATGCCGCCTATTTTGGGCTGAAAACCGACCCCGCCACGTTGCATGCCGAGGCGTTGGAATGGAGCACCACACGCGGCGCCCGTTCGGGCCGCGTCGCCTGGCAGTACATCCAGGATCTGGCCGGTCGCTTGAAGAAAAAGATCGATCTGGTCTGA
- a CDS encoding class I SAM-dependent methyltransferase, which yields MPDAIYSDRTLAALYDSLNPAGQDTDFYCQLPQQPCRILDLGCGTGLLTVMLAALGHQLTGVDPAAAMLDIARRRMGGERVRWIDGDIHALGTEERFDLVLMTGHVFQVFLDDDQVLAVFSSVRRHLEDGGRLVFESRNPLARAWEGWTPEQSLRTIEHPELGAVETWHEVFDVRAGQVSFRTHTRIDVQRQTHISQSTLAFRDQAEIEGLLRRTGFNDVSWLGGWDGRPFSSENREIIAIAR from the coding sequence ATGCCGGACGCGATTTATAGCGACCGCACGCTTGCAGCGCTTTACGACAGTCTTAACCCTGCAGGACAGGATACCGACTTTTACTGTCAGCTCCCGCAACAGCCTTGCCGCATCCTTGATCTCGGTTGCGGCACCGGGCTTCTCACAGTGATGCTGGCTGCTCTCGGGCATCAGTTGACCGGCGTGGATCCCGCGGCGGCCATGCTGGATATCGCACGTCGACGTATGGGCGGCGAGAGAGTGCGTTGGATCGATGGCGACATCCATGCCCTTGGAACTGAGGAACGCTTCGATCTGGTGCTGATGACGGGCCATGTTTTCCAGGTGTTTCTGGATGACGACCAAGTTCTGGCGGTCTTCTCTTCCGTGCGGAGGCATCTTGAAGACGGCGGCCGCCTCGTGTTCGAAAGCCGCAACCCGCTTGCACGCGCCTGGGAAGGCTGGACGCCGGAACAATCCTTGAGAACGATCGAGCATCCGGAGTTGGGCGCTGTCGAAACCTGGCATGAGGTCTTCGATGTGCGGGCCGGGCAGGTGAGCTTTCGAACCCATACCCGCATCGATGTGCAGCGTCAGACCCATATCTCGCAGAGCACACTGGCGTTTCGCGACCAGGCCGAGATCGAAGGCCTTCTGCGGAGGACGGGCTTTAATGATGTATCGTGGCTCGGCGGATGGGACGGCCGGCCGTTCAGCTCGGAAAACCGCGAAATCATCGCTATCGCGCGCTGA
- a CDS encoding Mth938-like domain-containing protein, producing MRRPIEIRNAHFPGRAPIESYGNGGFRFADMSHRGSLLMLPSGIYGWGMVEGDPLTAENFQRVFDEAADIEVLLVGTGKDIRPIPAALKALFKEHGISTDPMSTGAAIRTYNIMLAESRAVAAAFIAV from the coding sequence ATGCGCAGACCGATAGAAATCCGCAACGCACATTTCCCCGGACGGGCACCGATAGAGAGCTACGGCAACGGCGGCTTTCGCTTCGCCGATATGTCCCATCGCGGCTCGCTGCTGATGCTGCCCTCGGGCATCTATGGTTGGGGCATGGTGGAAGGTGATCCGCTGACGGCGGAAAATTTCCAGCGGGTTTTCGACGAAGCCGCGGATATCGAGGTGCTGCTGGTCGGAACCGGCAAGGATATCAGGCCAATACCGGCGGCGCTGAAGGCGCTGTTCAAGGAACATGGGATATCGACCGACCCGATGAGCACGGGGGCTGCCATTCGCACCTACAATATCATGCTTGCCGAATCGCGTGCTGTCGCTGCCGCCTTCATTGCCGTTTGA
- a CDS encoding peptidoglycan DD-metalloendopeptidase family protein: MRIRVSSSAGKSVVRLVAAVLLASAATGCSSDATRFGGLFSRSDNFTTNSIASSNVPIPRSDVQGDGVAVVPAVAGENRDQAMSQPFPDPVNTATTPVSRAREASTPINVQRVALADPAAKARDTSLTQPFPAVRETAKAEQKIKADPVTTSTTKGGWSTTNAPAVLLRQGDTVATLSKRFGVPEKEILKANGLKSGADAEPGQRILIPTYGVAGSAAKAAASDAAASLDVDKQKNIPLQPDNRDVAILPGQTQSREKGVNRTDMAAGKQPVAGEGGKGGTYTVKAGDSLNRIAKANGVSVEELRKANGLTTAAIRIGQTLKVPGANTSAPDQVVTASVPGKKVDAKPDTKLAKVEEAKPAEYTPPVAKESVTEVASKDDGSESSPKATGISKYRWPVRGQVIAGYGANVEGNRNDGINISVPEGTPIKAAENGVVIYSGSSLKELGNAVLVRHDDGTVTVYGNASELKVQRGQKIQRGQTLAASGMSGTATQPQVHFEVRKNASAVNPATFLE, encoded by the coding sequence ATGCGTATTAGAGTTTCGTCGAGTGCAGGAAAGTCCGTCGTTCGCCTTGTTGCGGCGGTGTTGCTGGCAAGTGCCGCAACGGGTTGCAGCTCGGATGCAACCCGCTTTGGAGGGCTCTTCTCCAGGTCTGATAATTTCACGACGAATTCGATCGCCAGCAGCAATGTTCCGATCCCGCGCAGTGACGTCCAAGGCGACGGCGTGGCGGTCGTGCCTGCGGTCGCAGGCGAGAATCGTGACCAAGCCATGAGCCAGCCGTTCCCGGATCCGGTCAATACCGCAACGACACCGGTTTCCCGCGCTCGGGAAGCGTCGACGCCGATCAACGTTCAGCGTGTTGCACTCGCTGATCCGGCAGCCAAGGCCCGCGATACTTCGCTGACGCAGCCTTTCCCGGCCGTCCGCGAAACCGCGAAGGCCGAACAGAAGATCAAGGCTGATCCGGTAACCACCAGTACGACGAAGGGTGGCTGGTCGACGACGAATGCGCCGGCGGTGCTTCTGCGTCAGGGCGATACCGTCGCGACATTGTCCAAGCGGTTTGGTGTTCCTGAAAAGGAAATCCTCAAGGCAAACGGCCTGAAGTCCGGCGCCGACGCAGAGCCCGGCCAGCGCATCCTTATCCCGACTTATGGGGTGGCCGGAAGTGCGGCAAAGGCGGCGGCTTCGGATGCCGCGGCAAGCCTCGATGTCGACAAGCAGAAGAACATTCCGCTGCAGCCGGACAATCGCGACGTCGCGATCCTGCCGGGCCAGACGCAGTCCCGCGAAAAAGGTGTCAACCGCACCGATATGGCTGCCGGTAAACAGCCGGTCGCCGGCGAAGGCGGCAAGGGTGGAACCTATACCGTCAAGGCGGGTGATTCCCTGAACCGGATCGCCAAGGCCAACGGCGTCTCGGTCGAGGAACTGCGCAAAGCCAATGGTTTGACCACCGCTGCGATCCGCATCGGCCAGACCTTGAAGGTTCCGGGTGCCAACACATCGGCTCCGGACCAGGTGGTTACTGCCTCGGTCCCCGGCAAGAAGGTTGATGCCAAGCCGGATACGAAGCTGGCCAAAGTCGAGGAAGCAAAGCCCGCCGAGTATACGCCGCCGGTCGCCAAGGAATCGGTCACCGAAGTGGCATCCAAGGATGACGGCTCGGAGTCCTCGCCGAAGGCAACGGGCATCAGTAAGTACCGCTGGCCGGTTCGCGGTCAGGTGATCGCCGGATATGGCGCCAATGTCGAAGGCAACCGCAACGACGGCATCAATATCTCGGTGCCAGAAGGCACACCGATCAAGGCGGCTGAAAACGGCGTCGTCATCTACTCCGGCAGCAGCCTTAAGGAACTGGGCAACGCCGTCCTGGTTCGCCACGACGACGGTACGGTTACCGTTTATGGCAATGCGTCGGAACTGAAGGTGCAGCGCGGCCAGAAAATCCAGCGCGGCCAGACGCTCGCAGCATCGGGCATGAGCGGCACGGCAACCCAGCCGCAGGTGCACTTCGAGGTGCGCAAGAACGCCAGCGCCGTCAACCCGGCAACGTTCCTGGAATAG